The Papio anubis isolate 15944 chromosome 5, Panubis1.0, whole genome shotgun sequence genome has a segment encoding these proteins:
- the BHMT gene encoding betaine--homocysteine S-methyltransferase 1, protein MPPVGGKKAKKGILERLNAGEIVIGDGGFVFALEKRGYVKAGPWTPEAAVEHPEAVRQLHREFLRAGSNVMQTFTFYASEDKLENRGNYVLEKISGQKVNEAACDIARQVADEGDALVAGGVSQTPSYLSCKSETEVKKVFLQQLEVFMKKNVDFLIAEYFEHVEEAVWAVETLIASGKPVAATMCIGPEGDLHGVPPGECAVRLVKAGASIIGVNCHFDPTISLQTVKLMKEGLEAARLKAHLMSQPLAYHTPDCNKQGFIDLPEFPFGLEPRVATRWDIQKYAREAYNLGVRYIGGCCGFEPYHIRAIAEELAPERGFLPPASEKHGSWGSGLDMHTKPWVRARARKEYWENLRIASGRPYNPSMSKPDGWGVTKGTAELMQQKEATTEQQLKELFEKQKFKSQ, encoded by the exons ATGCCACCCGTTGGGGGCAAAAAGGCCAAGAAG GGCATCCTAGAACGTTTAAATGCTGGAGAGATTGTGATTGGAGATGGAGGGTTTGTCTTTGCACTGGAGAAGAGGGGCTACGTAAAGGCAGGACCCTGGACTCCTGAAGCTGCTGTGGAGCACCCAGAAGCAG TTCGCCAGCTTCATCGAGAGTTCCTCAGAGCTGGCTCAAACGTCATGCAGACCTTCACCTTCTATGCGAGTGAAGACAAGCTGGAGAACAGGGGAAACTATGTCTTAGAGAAGATATCT GGGCAGAAAGTCAATGAAGCTGCTTGCGACATTGCCCGACAAGTGGCTGATGAAGGAGATGCTTTGGTAGCAGGAGGAGTGAGTCAGACACCTTCATACCTTAGCTGCAAGAGTGAAACTGAAGTCAAAAAAGTATTTCTGCAACAGTTAGAGGTTTTTATGAAGAAGAACGTGGACTTCTTGATTGCAGAG TATTTTGAACATGTTGAAGAAGCTGTGTGGGCAGTTGAAACCTTGATAGCATCTGGTAAACCTGTGGCAGCAACCATGTGCATTGGCCCGGAAGGAGATTTGCATGGCGTGCCCCCCGGCGAGTGTGCAGTGCGCCTGGTGAAAGCAG GAGCATCCATCATTGGTGTGAACTGCCACTTTGACCCCACCATTAGTTTACAAACAGTGAAGCTCATGAAAGAGGGCTTGGAGGCTGCCCGACTGAAAGCTCACCTGATGAGCCAGCCCTTGGCTTACCACACTCCCGACTGCAACAAGCAAGGATTCATCGATCTCCCAGAATTCCCGTTTG GACTGGAACCCAGAGTTGCCACCAGATGGGATATTCAAAAATACGCCAGAGAAGCCTACAACCTGGGGGTCCGGTACATTGGCGGGTGCTGTGGATTTGAGCCCTACCACATCAGGGCAATTGCAGAGGAGCTGGCCCCAGAAAGGGGCTTTTTGCCACCAGCTTCAGAAAAACATGGCAGCTGGGGAAGTGGTTTGGACATGCACACCAAACCCTGGGTTAGAGCAAG GGCCAGGAAGGAATACTGGGAGAATCTTCGGATAGCCTCTGGCCGGCCATACAACCCCTCAATGTCAAAGCCAGATGGCTGGGGAGTGACCAAAGGAACAGCCGAGCTGATGCAGCAGAAAGAAGCCACAACTGAGCAGCAGCTGAAAGagctctttgaaaaacaaaaattcaaatcaCAGTAA